From Malaya genurostris strain Urasoe2022 chromosome 2, Malgen_1.1, whole genome shotgun sequence:
GGAACTCATGGTCACATGAAGTGTATATTTGATACACAGCTAAAGTCACACGATACGGTGCTTCTGTATCTTTATAAGCGAGTTTTTCCGAAATGGACCTACGAGGATTGTATTGTATCCAGTCCGGATACCAATGATGCAGGTGCCACTGCATCTACGAGTAGCTTGAAAGAAGACGAAGTTATGCAAGAGTGATGGGAGTTTACCAGGTAAATTTGCACACATATATTAGCTATTTGCTGGTTAAATATGATAGAAAATATGTTACAAACTATTCACAAGAAATGTTTATGTTTTCAATAGAATTTGAAGAAAGTTGTTCAATGCATTGTGTTTTAGTATAAGTCAGAACGCAATAGGGGCTAGGACAAaaatagtatttttagtattcatTTCCGTGACTTCAGCTTTAGCAACAGAAAGTGTCAAAATGGAATTCCCATCGATTTTGCAGTGATGTTTAGAAAGGTCAGCCTTATCGCCAAATGCGAACAAATGACAAATGTAAATTCGTTGAAGAATTCCACTTTAATAAGGTAATCGTGTTCTTCAATATCCCAGCTCCATTAATCATTGCATTTATTGAAATCATCGATCGGTTAGAGTAATTTCTGTTATCTCTCTTACTTGTCTTACCTAACAtatatagtcctggggtgtcctttgctgtatcaagcatacgtttcCACATAACTCCGtctatggctgctcgtcgccagccactcaaggcacggatgcttcgtagatcgtcctccacttgatcgatccatcttgctcaCTGCGCTTCTCTTCTTCTTGTCCCAGTCGGATTAAATTCAAGAACCAATATCTATggactgtcgtccgacatcctaatGACATCGTAGCCGTCCGATTTTAGGGTTTAATTGAGAACCAGGTGCAGTGATTTGAACAAGATAGTATAAGAAATACGCATTGTTCTGTCTGGTTGTATTGTGCTATTGTTGGTTGTTGGTGAGGATTGTTCCACGGTAATTCGATTATATGAGCAACGTTTAGGTAGTGAGATTTCCAAACGACAAAACAGTACTCCAGGGTTGAACGAACAAGTGAGCTGTACAGACATTTTAAGCAGTATAAGTTTAGAAACAATATAGctgatgtgttgcttgaatATCAGCTGCTCATCGAGAAGAACACCAAGGTATTTAACACACGTCGTCCTGAGTATCGGGGATCCTTCCAGAAAGTATTCGAAATGAGATGGCTGTTTTTTTCTTCGAGAGAGTAATGATCGAGCATTTGtcaggattcaatttcatacggTTATGAAGCTCAACAACTATCGTTGTAGAAAACTTGCATTTTCTGGGCTTCGAATATAATATCGTAATCGGAACAGCAGATCTTAACCCTGTAGAGTAAAACTGACgtcgttgaagtacagtaaaaatattaaatgtcCGAGATGGCTACCCTGTGGAATTTCGAACGAAGCGATAAACTCAATGAAAACGTGttcaccgattttcactgcTAAACATGTTAGAACCGAATCCAAGTCTTTCCAATTCAGCAATTGTTATATCGTGGTTAATTATATCAACGGCAGAGGAAGGATCAGTGTGAATAGCAAATGTTTGTACACTATCAGTCGCGTAGGACATTGATGGTTGGTGGTTGTGAAGAACTTAGGCATAAAGCCATGTTGAGTATCATATTGTTTGCAGAGGTTGAAAATCGGTGTCGCAAGCAATTTTCTCAgtcgagcattttttttcaaaacaactgtCGGTAAGCCGTCTGGGTCAGGAGGTAGAAGCCTTCATGCCAGCGATTGCCATCCGAATAGAATCTTAGTCAATATTAATAAGATTCAATGAATAATTGGATTcaagattcaatttttttccgaaaaaagcTTGAAGATTTCTTGAGTACACGAACCAGTAAACTCTCCAAATTTCATTACATAAGGTATCTAAAAATCTTTCCTTTGCTCGTTCTCATGTTTCCAAAAAGCCTTCGGGTTGGATTTCAATTTCCGTTGCACATTTTTCAAGTATTTGACATGGGAACGCTTGACGTTCTTGACTAGATATTCAAACCTCCCCCCTCATCAAACTCACGAAATTATTAGGGGAGACAGGGGCTAGAAAGGACACGTCgttaaaccggacagcttaaatatcttataaacctgcTATTCACCCCTATtatgtacactgaagtctttttaatgcgagtttacgtaccgcataaaaaaacccgcgtaactctgaaaattcgcataaaaaaccgcgtaactctgaaaattcgcataaaaaaaccgcataaaaaataccttagtgtatttcgatcgaatgtgaaaatttgcattctataattcgatcgagtgatgcttttgtatggaaaactcgaactagATCGAGTTActgaatgcaaaatttcgcattcgaACGAAATTCAGCATCGGGGTgattacactgaagtctttttttatgcgagtttacgtaccgcataaaaaaccgcataactctgaaactttgcataaaaaaccgcagaaaggaaaccgcattactctgaaaactcgcataaaaaaccgcataattatgaaacttcgcatgaaaaaaaacgcataactctgaaaatttgcataggaaaagtcgcataaaaaaagaccttagtgtatttcgATTCATAGATTGACTTTGTAATCGCGCTTGGAGATGACGCGGTAGAGATGATTTGGGTAAAAACCCAGTTTTAACGGATGTTGTTATTCAATTCCTAAAAAGTATCCGATTtaaccccggtctcccctatattatgaaaacaccCCCTGAACTGGGTACGCGTCTGACTAGAATGAACTAGTCCAACGGAaataattttccagaaaatttcGGGAATGCTCATTAACTAGTTAATTTCATTATTAACTAATTAGTTTCATTAATTTTCAAGGCAACTTAGGCTTATTTCTCTCTATGCGAgggtcggacagcaggtcattaaaacgatgaggcgtagccgcattagacctttcaaaatcgcagtaaattagaacaaattctattaagcagcatgttgatctgttgtgccaaataatttttatgccaaacggtattatagggtaacggctccctatttcatctgagctcctatttccatctcatcccttcacctttttactttgaacatgactAATaatttacaacctacctgaaccaaactgtgaaatgtttcaaaatgattataaaagctattgtcacacttttccattgaaagaaatggttttaaattctccggtgatcgttttttttttatttaaaacaaactcactttttaatttaggacacattttcgtctcaagatttacagctcgtcatgtttctgaatatctactaatcgattcgtcttaaaacatgatcactatttcgcacaattacactaccattaaatgctggatggcttcataattagtaatgttcacttgccacttgtttaattaacgattaaaaacatcaaaaattacccgacaagcaataaaagttttcaaaaatatgagatgaaagtttttcactcagttcacttgattgcgctttgttttcatcccaTTTGGTTTCGTTGTCaatttatctcataatgttacaaaacaaaaacctgttttaatcaacctagtggtgtaatgatgcctttctcatatcaatcatactatcatatataatactgtggtattctttaaaataattttcttcgattcttaaaagaataatcgaaatcagtttgtttgaccgtctactgataaaaactattgattggagaagatttgaggtcgatttagaattttttttatggtttttcgtccctttcagtgatggtaaaacatttttaacccactttaccctatatttccggatccgaattaaattcaggaattacgtatgagaccataggacctttcatttgaatctaagtttctgaaaatcgggcgcgccatctataagaaaagttagaaaacatattttcattttcttgcacattttaccccataactccgtaaccggaagtcggatccaaataatattcaggaattttgtatgggaccacaaggtctttcatttgaatctaagtttgtggaaatcggttcagccatctccgagaaaagttagttcaaaaaaacgttacatacacacatacgcacatacacacacagacattttgagtactcgacgaactgagtcgaatggtatatgacagtcggccctccgggcctcggttcaaaagtcggttttctcagtgattgcataacctttctatatgagaaaggcaaaaaattgtttttcttcttcaaattatcatcaaaaagtatgttttggtgtccgtgacattagtttaatcatATTATTGAtactaatatttcaataaaactgtttcggcttcgaatattaccataaagagcgtgttaaatactaacgaaataaccattgtggcatatctagtagcactggtttcattccgctatacgtcaacctAACGCTGTTAagcgtgtgtgtttcatcggctgtgcacagagatgccagatgttttcatagaaaatatgtattactgcataaaaagtctatatttgctctatctgttttcactaataatatGTTGTTaatacatggatcaataagtcccgagactaaagcagagatggcgctcgtagtaaaccagtaaccacgtctttctagagtactaacctttgcttgaaacgggtcaaaacgggagttatcgaggttggagtaaagtcgttttgtagtttgtttaaaaaatggaaaaaaccgagtttcgagttttgataaaacattgttttttaatgggtaaaaacaccgtgcaagcgaaacaatggattgaaaaatgttatccggactcttgtccatcaaaagcaacgatttgtcggtggttctccgagtttaaacgtggtcctaccgacacaaatgacgcgtaacgctcgggtagacctgtggaagccgttacaccggaaaatgtgagtgaaatgacaaaaattataatgaaagatcgtaaagtgaagctccgtgagattgctgagatgacacagatatcatatggaagtgtatttactatccttcatgaaaaattgagctttgatctgcttccccaccccccatactcgccagatttagcccccagtgactactcgctctttgctgatcttaaaaaaatactccagggaaaaagatttggctcaaatgaggaggtcatcgctgaaactgaagcttattttgaagcgaaagataatttttttataaacatggtattggaaaaacgttggaaccattgtatcaccctaaaaggtgattatgttgatgaataaaaaaaaatttgcaaaaaaaatgttgttttcattgttagttattgatccatgtgttaagagatagttctttgtttccactttaacatgtgatttgtccgttgaacaataaactttaaagaatatctgaaatcaaatactaatcactttttatgaacctgtacaaatctgtattaaatttaggaaatctgtataaaatctgaactttgatttaaatcagtatgcgaacgcaaaaatctatacaatacagataaatctgtataaatggcatctctggctctgcattttattttaagaagggctaatgcctaaatagtaacaatttctctttttggttttatttaaagttcaccaaattaactttacagtcaaattttaaattcgaaagcgaaaggtaacggaaacgaccgaaaaatttttaaacgttaaaatgattaatttaaactggttctaaaaatatcgtgtgttgtctcatagttggcattaggccgtttttaagaagaattctgacattttgatcctgagagtgtaatagtggaatattttgttttgattgctgtcgccattgctaatttataggatgaataaaggaccaacgataggatggataaaaatccatggagatgaaattaggagcagagtagtgaacacatcataagtgtttttagctgttttatgaatattagttaaattttcaagaattgtgaatcaattctcaactttgagcaaggcgaatgaagcagtaatatgaaacagttatagtgattttagtggctaaatcggggttttgaggtgacgtccttacaaatgagatgaaatagggagcccttaccctaccaaTAATAATATTCTAGCGACTAATGCCTTCGGGTGTACGATTTTCTGGACTTTGGTATATTctgggaatttttttctggatttCTAGAGTTTGTATTTCTGGAGATTAGTACTTTCTGGGCAATGAATTTCGGTACTTTCTGGGCAATGAATTTCGGCATTTTCTGGGAAAAAgcttcggttttttttatgttctggAGAATAGTTTTCGGGGAGATGTAATAGAATCCGATCACATTATCATTGTCGAAAATTTCCTCCTAGTCAATATGCATTAGAAAGTCGGATGCATTAGTGTAGTAGGCTTTCttaaaattatagctgatgatGTCGTAGCCATCCGGTAGAAGATTAGAGTTGAACACAATATGAAGTGGCGGGTGATACCGAACAGATTTGACCAAAGGGAACGGCGTTACTTGGGACACACCATGATATAAACTGGTACTGTTTAGCTTCTAAATACGATTGATCAAACAAAGAAATGcatggaaaaataaataaacccgAGCTGTATAATACCATCTAAACTATTCTATGATAGGTGTCCGGTCATTTGGCATACGAACATTTGTCATACACGCCATCTGACCATATGCCTAATGCTAAACGACCGTTATGACAACCGCCTATTCTGCCAAACGATACCAAATAACTGTTCTGCCAATTGACCTCATGCCAAATGACCGTCGGCAAAATGGGGCATAAACGTATGAGAGGAAGCgtaaaatatttagaaaaatattgttttgtttttgatttaagtTATCAATATGTGAGATAGAAATTCTATTTTACaagttttattgattttgaaaaataaaacaggaAAAACAATTTTCGATAACTGCTTATATTTGTATATAATGTCAAATCATTGTCAAACACATTATTTTTTAACCCGATCAACCCAATCCTAATCAAcccaaaattcaatgaaaaatttctttttaatgAAATGATTGCTTATTTTTAATCTCACTGAAGAAAAAATCCACCCTTCACAGTTTACTCGTGACATCCTCGTCTTTAGTCCAATGTTTTTGCAAAAATTGGGTCACAATTGGAGCCACCCGTTCGGGATTGGTTAGGTGTACGTGGTGAGTACCTTCGACGGTAGCAATCTCGAAATGCGGATTATTGTGCTTCAGTACCTCTACAACCTCATTATAGTACTTTTTGTCCTCAAAATACGACGAGCGGGTAGCTTTTATGAATAGGAACGGCGAGGTAATGCGTTTAGCCAACTCTACATTGACTTCCTGTGAGAAAGGAAATCCCGAGAAGTGCTTCAACCGACTATCACGAGTAAAGTAATACTTTTCCGGATATTTGGAGCTGGGCTTAATATTTCGATGTAGCAGGAACGGACAAGTTTCCCGGCTAATAGATTGTAAAGTGGCATCGTGTAATCTCTGCACCATTTCCTCGTACGTGTAGGATGGTGGTTCAGATTTTTCCTGGTTTCGAAGATCTGCAACCATAAATTGTTCCGTTGCATCTATCAAGCGTGAAACTACGAACTCTAATGGATGGACTTGTGGTTTGATGGAGTCCAGTGAAATCAACAGGTCGACCTTGTCCGGAAATATGGCAGCgaaaacataatgcaatacggATCCCATTGAATGACTTAACAGAGAGATTTTTTTCCATCCGTATTCAGACATGATGGCCAGCAGTAGGCTTAGAATGTTCATACTTTGATAGGAAAGCCCATGTGCAATCCGCGACGAGTACCCGTGCCCCGGAAGATCGATGGCCAGAAAGCTGATGTCCTTCGGCAGCAGTGGAATCAACGTATCGAACGTTCCGGCGTTGTCTTGCCATCCGTGCAAACACACGATGGGCCGTACATTTTCTGGTCCCCACCATTTACCGGCGATCACCCCGTATGGCAATTCTATGCGTACTTCTCGGACCTTCAATAAGTATGCGTTCAGTATTATTCGTTTGAAACTCGTATGATATTAAAACTTACCCCATGTTTACGATCGTGCTGTTCCACAAGATTGATCAGCGACTTCGAAGCAGAATCATTCATTGCTACGTTATTCTTATAGAAGCGACaaattttcactgaatttatagcCATTGAAACATCGTATCAGTTTTTGGTGGTATTTTATACCTATCAAGTTTGTAAATCCGATGATAGGTAACACTACTGATAAGCTTCTGAACAAAACGAATTTGGATGAAGAAAGTGTTGGTAGCAGATCTTGCTTGTCATGCTGCAGTAGTGGTAAAACGCGAAAAATGAACACCAATACTAAAAATGAGTTTTGTGGAGTTTCTTTCGTTAAATATCGCCTAACCGAGTGACTCACGACATACTTTAAATCTAACATATTATGTTATCCCAACCACTCGATCTTCAtgatttattaaaataattataatttactaacaattttatcaaaatgtccCACCCAGTGTTTTTTCAAAAACTCCGTTATCACCGGTGCTACCAATTCTGGATCGGTTAGATGAATGTGGTGCGAACCATTCACATACTGTAGTTCAAATAATGGGTTATGCTTCTGTAGTACAGCTACCATATCGTCGAATCCTTCTCTGGAACCGCGATAGGGCGATTGCGTTGCTTTCAGCATTAGCTGGGGTACCTTGACATGCCTTGCTAATTCATGGTTAACGGCGTCTGACCAACctatgatttgcatatatttcacTTTATTATCTCGGTCGAAGTAATACTTTCCCGGGAATTTTTTGGAATGTTTAATATTTCGTTGCAAAATGTATGGGCAGGTTTCTTTCGATAATGATTCGAAAGTCGCCTCATGAAGTTTTTCGATCATCTCTTCGTAAGTATAGGAAGGTGGTTCTGACAGTTCTCGGTTTCTGACATCTGCTTCGATGAACTTTGTCACCATTATTGCACCGTAGTTTGGTAGATGCTTTGGATAATAGcttaacggtttcagtgcatctatttgtatgagaaattCTACTTTTCCCGGAAATAGTGCCGTGAATACAAAGCCTATTTGAGCTCCCATCGAATGACCCATAATAGATATTTTATCCCAATTATACTCCTTCATAATATACAGTAGTAGAACGACGTAATCAAACTGATTGTAGCTCATTCCATCCGGAACTCGCGAAGAGTGACCATGACCAGGAAAGTCAATCGATAGAAAACTGACGTCCTCGGGCAATAATGGAATCAATCGATCAAAGGTGCCACTGTTGTCCTGAAATCCATGGAGACATACGATGGGCCTTAGGTTTTTCGGACCGAACCACTTTCCGGCGAGTTTTCCATAAGGAATAGGAATTTCCACTTCTGTCACCTAAAAACAACCTGTTGTTTGGTTTGATTGTGACAATTTACCGTACATCAGACTAACCTTGTGTTTTCTATCGTACAGCTCGATaaattcaatcattggatgacgaTCCGTGGTTCGAAGTTCATTCTCCGATTCGGAGCTACTAGAATCACTAGTCATCGTTGTGTGATAATCTCGCCTTCTGTAAACTTTCCCACTGTAATTGTAGCAAAATTTTGCCAAAGCTGCAACTTCACACGACGTTTGCCATCATAACACTAAACGCATGGCCACGATGTCGGACTTGTTTTTCCACATACATATATGTGTGTAAACTTTGCTGATTCAAGATACGGATTCGTGTAAGACACAAATGTAAAGAGTCCTATTAAATAAATGCCATCTTTC
This genomic window contains:
- the LOC131427889 gene encoding probable serine hydrolase, which translates into the protein MTSDSSSSESENELRTTDRHPMIEFIELYDRKHKVTEVEIPIPYGKLAGKWFGPKNLRPIVCLHGFQDNSGTFDRLIPLLPEDVSFLSIDFPGHGHSSRVPDGMSYNQFDYVVLLLYIMKEYNWDKISIMGHSMGAQIGFVFTALFPGKVEFLIQIDALKPLSYYPKHLPNYGAIMVTKFIEADVRNRELSEPPSYTYEEMIEKLHEATFESLSKETCPYILQRNIKHSKKFPGKYYFDRDNKVKYMQIIGWSDAVNHELARHVKVPQLMLKATQSPYRGSREGFDDMVAVLQKHNPLFELQYVNGSHHIHLTDPELVAPVITEFLKKHWVGHFDKIVSKL
- the LOC131431690 gene encoding probable serine hydrolase — encoded protein: MAINSVKICRFYKNNVAMNDSASKSLINLVEQHDRKHGVREVRIELPYGVIAGKWWGPENVRPIVCLHGWQDNAGTFDTLIPLLPKDISFLAIDLPGHGYSSRIAHGLSYQSMNILSLLLAIMSEYGWKKISLLSHSMGSVLHYVFAAIFPDKVDLLISLDSIKPQVHPLEFVVSRLIDATEQFMVADLRNQEKSEPPSYTYEEMVQRLHDATLQSISRETCPFLLHRNIKPSSKYPEKYYFTRDSRLKHFSGFPFSQEVNVELAKRITSPFLFIKATRSSYFEDKKYYNEVVEVLKHNNPHFEIATVEGTHHVHLTNPERVAPIVTQFLQKHWTKDEDVTSKL